The genomic DNA GTGAGACGCGACCAACACGGCCAGACGCCGCGACCAACCACTGCAAATGGAAATCATTCCACCCTCTTTGTGAAACGGGACATGCTAAACGACCTCCAGACTTcggacaacagcaacagcaaccacgaCGCACACTCGACACTCGACAATCGCCAGCTGGGAGGCTATTCCCAGATTCAACCCGCTGTGACAATGCTGGCAGCCCACCACGACCAGGAGAATGTGTACGTGCACCAGGCCGGCGCCTCTAATAAACAGCTGGGAGCCAAAACCCCTGGCGCCCGCTATCCGAAAACCCCCCTGAAAATCCCACTCAACGACGAGAATGCCAACCACGGACTcggaggaggcaaaggagggCTATTGCAGACCAAGGGAAACAATGGATTGGTAAAGTCGGGCAAGCAGGCCTTGGTGACGCCAGCGGGTGAGCTTAttttcttgcttttgccATTTGTGCATAGTTCTTCGCTGACAAACGTGCAGCACCCCAAACTGGTCGAGCCCCTCTCGGGAACAAAACCACCAATGGCAAGGCTCGGGCAACTCAGAATACCCAGGGCGGGAAGGGAACTGCTCTCAAGACACCGGGACAGAGGCCGACAACTGCTCAACGACCAAAGCAGGCTGCGCCCCAAACTGGGCCAGCCAAAGTCGAAGTCCGTGCCGATGTTCAGCCTCCCATTAAGGCCGATGACGAGGTCGAGTACTGTCCACCAAAGCCCAGGGACTTGCCTTACGAATCCGATGTGCTACCCGATGGCGTATTAACATTCCAGGGGTTGAAGCCTGAGAACCTCTTCAACGACTACTATCGGTACTACTTCAATCGTGTGGATGGCCAGGGAAAATCGGCCTTGGAAAGGGAAATGGAAGAGCGGCAACAGCGAAAGTTTGCGCGTGGTGATGAGCAGATTCGCTTGGACATGGAGGGGTTTGACTGGAGCGTGGGGGATGCCCCAGAGAGCCGTGATGTATTTCAGAAACGGCAGGAGACCATCAAGGTGGAAGCTATCCCGGTTGTCAAGAAAGTCACTGGGTTGGGCTCAAGACCGCCATCCACAATTGCCTCCCGTAGAGCAGCCTCGGCTCTTGCTGCACCAATCAACTCCATCCGCGGTGCGCCTGGGAAGACCGCGATATTGGCTCCTAAGTCGCAGCCACGAGGCTTGCTGTTGCCCAAGAGAAAGCCAGCCGACAACATTCTCCAACCTGGTACATTCACGCGGGATACGGCATCTTCAATAATAGCCTCGCGCGATACACTCGGCTACAGCAAGGGCCGTTCTGCCTCTTCAGCAATTCATGGGAGAAAAGAGTCGGTCACCCGAATGCCAGAGGTAGCCCCAAAACCTCGCCCCTTGAGCCGCTGTCTGAGCACAGCTTCTTCTGGTTCCGATGCGACGATAACGCCGGCTCGTTTTGCCCAGTCTTCGCAAGACTGGAAGAGACCCGACTTTCTCTCGATATTTGATGTGGAGGACGATGACAGCGCTGCGAGTACAGCAGTGCCccaagttgatgatgaggaagaattCCAAATGTCCACAGACTTTTAGACAGCAACTCGATACAGGCATATTCATTGGAGTAAGGGTTGGCTGTGTTCGGATATGGCGTTGGAAGCTGGTTGCACGGTTTCTAGCATCAACTGGGCTTGCTGGGTTTATGGTTGTAGGGGTGTTTGTTTTCGGGTTTATGTTTGAGATTACGGATGTGGGAAAGGGTAGGGAATCAGCACTGCGGAATTTGGCGTTATCCAATTTGTGTCTCTTACTTTGTAATTGATAGGGTCCAACAAGACATTTGCAGGAAGGCTCTTTCCAAACAAAAGCATTGCTGTACGAATAAAAATAAACATAAGATGATGTCATTGTGATTTCTCTTGGTCTAACTCTGTGATTCCTTTTCCAAGTCAACTTAACTGTGTACAACTACCCGGCTCGTTGCGTGGCAGCCACATCTCCGCGTAACGGAAAGTCGTGACCTGGAGGCAGCCTGGTCAATGACCCTGATGACCCCTTTTGTGGATTCTCAATGGAtgccccatcaaccccttttcACCAATCTTCCAGAGCTAAAAGACTGTCACGTGCTCCTCGCCAGGCCGCCACAGCTAGAATCAGGGCAGGACAGCTgcgccaccacggccaccccttccaccagCTACTTACGCTTGGGCCATCCAGGCACGGGCATTGGCGCTGAATGCCAACCGTTTTAGGTTTAGCGAGACAATGGCTCGCGACTTCATCCTCCTGAACATTCCAATGTCTGAACTGCACCTCTGCCTTTGACAAAGAATCGTGCCGTTGAGCTCAATCATCACAGCGTCTTCTCGGtcgccaacagcagcggATTGTCGACATCCatctctgccgccgccagaGTTCATTTACCAGTCTTCGCCAAGCATCCAACACCGCCCATCCTTTTTTTTGCGGCGCGGTCTCTGagatcctccctccctttgTCGGCAAAACTTCTGTCGCGTTGAGGGCCCCCGTGCGCGTCATTTCCGGCCACATcgcacctcctccaagtccacCTTCATTCATGAATGGTATCCCTCCGCGCCGTCGCTTCGAGATATGATGGTTGGAGGACGGAGGGAGCGATAACAGGTATTCTCTCTCGCAATGACTCGAGCTCCTGGCGCGAGTTACGCTCAGTTCTTTCCTGCTGCCCCCCGGGTCGTTGCCAGGGACCAGACAAGGGATCGGGAAGATCGCGAAGGTCCCAAGGGAAGCACCCTCGATTCGTCGCCTTTGCCAGATGATACCACCAACGGCCACCTCACCTCGCTAGGCCCCGCGGAATCCTGTCCACCTCAGCAGGACAGGCACATCCACCCGAGCGCCATGGCCGGCACGAGATTTTCGAGCAGCCAGCTCACCCCTCCAGCTTCCAACGactccccctcatcccatctctcaTCAGCTGCCCAGCAGCCGTCGACGACCGTGCGAAACACCAACGGGTATCACGGTCATGTCCCAATACAGAACGAACCGCTCCAGAATGGCACGTCGAGTGTTCTGCCTAGCGTTCCCGAACGCACCTATGCCCGAGACCCCTCACGCCCGATTCAAACCGTCGTGTGCACATATGATCCTCTCATGGATAAGAAGCTGCCGAGCGGTGAAAGAATGAAAACAAAACCGAAATATAAGGAGTTTGGATTGGTATGTACGCCCGATGCTCATATATActggagagagggaggggggggggggggggggcgtcGTCTTGCTGTGTGATATTGACTGGCTAATACCGCGCACAGGACGGTCAAGATGACGCTCCCCCCCAAGATCCCCGCCTTGCAAAGGGTGGCCGCCTCGGTTACATCAACGTCGACTTCCACCATGCGAAGGCACGCCTGCGCCAGACCCCCTACAGTCTCAAGCAGTACAAATACGACCCCAAAACGTCTTGCGGGCCCGGCCCTCCGACACAAATTGTGGTTACGGGGTTCAATCCTATCACCCCTTTCTCGACGGTCACCACCTGTTTTGCTGCTTTTGGAGACATTGCTgagagcagcaacaagctACATCCCGACAATGGTAGTTACCTTGGTTTTGCAACCTTTAGGTACAAAGATACGAAGCCGAATAGGTCGCGGCCTCAAGTCATTAGTGCCGCCGACGCAGCAAGAAATGCGGTCCGTGCCATGAATAACAAGCAGATTGCAGGGCGCCTTGTTCGAGTCGACTTCGACCCTGACGGAAAGAAGAGCTCCGAAATGCTCGTTCAGGCCATCCGAAAAGACTCAGAAAGGCACAACAGTGTCCCATCGACGGCGAGACCTATTCCTACAGGCCCACGGGTTAGTGTCCCAGGACCTCCTCCTACTGCGCCGCGAGGTCCAGCTGCCCAcagagcaccaccacctccgcctcctaTTGCCGGtcggggagcgggagcgggacCAGTGCCAGTGCCAGgaccgccatcaaccaggCCCGTGTACGTGATCGAGACTGAGAGCGTCAAGGACACGATCCGGGAAGCGCCCTACATCTTCGTCGCCCACGAGTACGTTCCAGTCCAGCCATCAACGGTCATGCACATGAGGAAGCGCCTTAAAGTGTACGCCATCGAGACTATTCGCGCCGATAAGAGTGGCTATTACGTGATTTTTCACAACAGCGACCGGGGTCGCCACGATGTTGAACGTTGCTACAGGGCATGCAATCGGACACCTTTCTTCAATTACCTTATGGTCATGGAACTCAACACCTACGGGTCGGAGGGCAGGGGCTCAAGGACATCTCGAGAGCCTCGAAGACACAGTCGAAGTCCTGAGCGCAGGCGAGTAGACGACCATCGATCACACCGTGACCACGACCGAGGCCGACGTGATGAGGATCGACAGAAACGGGAGGAACAAGACCGACGAAAGCGTGAAGAGGAGTCACTGCtaaaggaagagaaggatcAAAGAGCCAAGAACTTCGATCCTGTAATCGAAGCTACCAATGTGGTAATCCAACAGATGAAGGAGCAGCTCATCAGGCACATTCGAACCAAGATTGCGGCGCCAGCCTTGTTGAACTTTCTTGATCCTGCCAACCAGGTGGCCAGCCGACGGAAGCACAACATTGAAGACCCGCATtcctccaagctctcgaTCACTTTTGACGACTCCGACACCAAATCACCGGTTGGCACACCGAATTCCAGAGCGGATCCAATCGAGAGGCGAACTGGTCGACTGGACGTGTCTGCGCTTCCCCGAATTCGCAAAGCGAAAAATGCTGCTCTCAACGCCCGCAAGCATGCCTTCAACGACCCCTTTGCGCGCCACCGACCTCCCACCCAACGCTCGACGTTTCGATCTCTTCATGACCGCCTGCAGAGCGATAGCGATGATGACTcggatgacgaggttgatcACAGGTATTTGAATGTTCGGAATACCGATGAACCTGAATCTCGACCTCGTAGCCGCTCGTCCACGGATGACGAGGCTACCAAGGAAGACTATGCGTCATGGGGCCCGGCTGAGGAAGATTCGATGACGGAAGCCAGCTTTGCGTTGACTGACGGGCCGGCTCTTCCCCGAAAAAGAAAGCTGGACTTGCAGATGGAGACGGCTATCAAGCGGCAGAAGAAAACGGACGAGGAGCTTTTCGGAGTCACCATCAACCGCGTCGACCCAGGTTACCCCTCGAGAGAGCTTTCGCCGGAGGATATTGTGCTCCCCGATGCCGAACccttggaggagagggacaCTGATAGTTCGCGGATGCCGACACCTGTTCCTCAGGGGGCCAAATCCAAAAAGAAGGCCACgaaaaccaaaaagaagtCCAAGAAACAGATTTTCGAGGAACGTGAAGCCCTCAAGCGTCAGCAGGAAGAGATctttgagaaggaggcctCTCTGGCTGCGGATGAGGTCGAGCCAACACCCGATGCTGAGCCTGAACCGGGCATCAAGGAAGCTGCTCTTGACGAGGAGCCAGATGTCGAGAAAGGAGAGAAACCTCGGAAACTGGACcttgatgagaagatgtATCCGTCTGAGAAGGTTCGCGCATTTGAGC from Podospora pseudoanserina strain CBS 124.78 chromosome 2, whole genome shotgun sequence includes the following:
- the SET1 gene encoding histone methyltransferase set1 (COG:B; EggNog:ENOG503NVQQ; BUSCO:EOG09264CH7) encodes the protein MTRAPGASYAQFFPAAPRVVARDQTRDREDREGPKGSTLDSSPLPDDTTNGHLTSLGPAESCPPQQDRHIHPSAMAGTRFSSSQLTPPASNDSPSSHLSSAAQQPSTTVRNTNGYHGHVPIQNEPLQNGTSSVLPSVPERTYARDPSRPIQTVVCTYDPLMDKKLPSGERMKTKPKYKEFGLDGQDDAPPQDPRLAKGGRLGYINVDFHHAKARLRQTPYSLKQYKYDPKTSCGPGPPTQIVVTGFNPITPFSTVTTCFAAFGDIAESSNKLHPDNGSYLGFATFRYKDTKPNRSRPQVISAADAARNAVRAMNNKQIAGRLVRVDFDPDGKKSSEMLVQAIRKDSERHNSVPSTARPIPTGPRVSVPGPPPTAPRGPAAHRAPPPPPPIAGRGAGAGPVPVPGPPSTRPVYVIETESVKDTIREAPYIFVAHEYVPVQPSTVMHMRKRLKVYAIETIRADKSGYYVIFHNSDRGRHDVERCYRACNRTPFFNYLMVMELNTYGSEGRGSRTSREPRRHSRSPERRRVDDHRSHRDHDRGRRDEDRQKREEQDRRKREEESLLKEEKDQRAKNFDPVIEATNVVIQQMKEQLIRHIRTKIAAPALLNFLDPANQVASRRKHNIEDPHSSKLSITFDDSDTKSPVGTPNSRADPIERRTGRLDVSALPRIRKAKNAALNARKHAFNDPFARHRPPTQRSTFRSLHDRLQSDSDDDSDDEVDHRYLNVRNTDEPESRPRSRSSTDDEATKEDYASWGPAEEDSMTEASFALTDGPALPRKRKLDLQMETAIKRQKKTDEELFGVTINRVDPGYPSRELSPEDIVLPDAEPLEERDTDSSRMPTPVPQGAKSKKKATKTKKKSKKQIFEEREALKRQQEEIFEKEASLAADEVEPTPDAEPEPGIKEAALDEEPDVEKGEKPRKLDLDEKMYPSEKVRAFELPSNFILNETSLRASVLPALSHADLPNLERLKQRQGSGHLEQPQVWAWMRDRVRELNSPDGSKDTPCSIGGYYVPNTTGCARTEGVKKILNSEKSKYLPHHIKVQKAREERQAQNGKSGKDSVLAAAEAAKLAAESQVARGTSRANRANNRRFVAGLHDQIRGLGQDSDAFRFNQLKKRKKPVKFARSAIHNWGLYTMENIPKDDMIIEYVGEEVRQVIAELREARYLKSGIGSSYLFRIDDNTVIDATKKGGIARFINHSCMPNCTAKIIKVEGSKRIVIYALRDIAQNEELTYDYKFEREIGATDRIPCLCGTAACKGFLN
- a CDS encoding hypothetical protein (EggNog:ENOG503P2MG), coding for MLGDRVRRDQHGQTPRPTTANGNHSTLFVKRDMLNDLQTSDNSNSNHDAHSTLDNRQLGGYSQIQPAVTMLAAHHDQENVYVHQAGASNKQLGAKTPGARYPKTPLKIPLNDENANHGLGGGKGGLLQTKGNNGLVKSGKQALVTPAAPQTGRAPLGNKTTNGKARATQNTQGGKGTALKTPGQRPTTAQRPKQAAPQTGPAKVEVRADVQPPIKADDEVEYCPPKPRDLPYESDVLPDGVLTFQGLKPENLFNDYYRYYFNRVDGQGKSALEREMEERQQRKFARGDEQIRLDMEGFDWSVGDAPESRDVFQKRQETIKVEAIPVVKKVTGLGSRPPSTIASRRAASALAAPINSIRGAPGKTAILAPKSQPRGLLLPKRKPADNILQPGTFTRDTASSIIASRDTLGYSKGRSASSAIHGRKESVTRMPEVAPKPRPLSRCLSTASSGSDATITPARFAQSSQDWKRPDFLSIFDVEDDDSAASTAVPQVDDEEEFQMSTDF